The DNA region TGTTCAAACCGCTTCATAAGTTTTATGCCCATTTTCTTTATATAAATTGCTTAAAATGTTGAATATCTTTAAGTAAACATATCATGaccactattttttttttttgaagactctataggaaaaaaaaaaaaaaaagtataaatgaaTGGTTACTGTGTGATAAAACGTTGGATGGCATTTTTTGTGCGATGAAATTACAGtggtattttataaaaaaaagtaaaagtgaATAGAAGTATAGAACTACAGTTATAAATCCAAATGAATGAGCTTGATGAAGTacaaatgaacaaaacaaattaCAAGCTCCTTAACAGAAAATGATCAGGTTTAGTCAAAATTGCGCCAACAGTTAAATACAAAGCTTAGTTTACAGAAACTCAGAAAGCTACAGCTTCCGAATCCAAATTATCATGTTTCTATTATACTCCTGCGAAATTGAAGACTCCTCGATCTCTTGTCACTGAGCTTTGCAGGCGCTAGATCCAAAATTAGCAAGTTGAAGCTGAAGCGGTTCACTCAATCTCTTTAATGACTCTCCTCTTTCGCAGAGGCTCCTTTTGCACACTGGACGGGCCGCTGTGAGCTCTTCTTCTGtcctccttcctcttctcagCTTCTGTCATCGTACGTCTCAAATTCTTTGCCTTGTACACTAGGCGAGGCAAGTGTCTGTGCCTGAAAATTTGACAAACATGAATTAGATGTAATCCCAACGATTCGTGTTAAGATGGTCTATATGACACATCATAAGTCCATTCTTGGCCCTAGGGAATGCAGCATCAACAAGTCGGTAAATACTTGCAATCAGAATTCTTAAAAGTTAAGAAGACAGCAACATATAATTTGTTCTCTCCACCTCTGGACTCAAGAGCCAGACAActcattcaaaaatcaaattctgCCATCTGAGAAGGTTCAAAAggaaacaaaacaaataaaaaaggaagGGCGAGGGATTGTAATTGAAGTTACCTCAATATACGTTTTACTTCTGGAAGGTACTTGTAACGTTTCTTCAAAGCGTCATTATAATCATGCTTCTTTTGCTCCCTTGGATGAAGCTGCAAAAGAACATGACCTAATTAGTATCCAATACAAAAGCGCTATACAAATTATGTGATCCGCTATACTTCAAGAAGCTAGGCTTTAAAACTAATGATCAGTGCAAATGTGGAGTTCGAAAAGAAAGTGAATTCCACTTAACATATCCACAATCACTCAATTGGCATCAAAATTTAAGTAATATGTAAACAATGAATAGGAAAACATGGTATAGTGGGCATGAACGCACTTGAGAGACTACAGACACAATTATGAACAATATAGTAAACAGAGAAACCAAGACAAAAGAAATGGCAATACTTACAACTCCTAATTGATCAGATGCTTTTGCTTTCCATAGTCGCAAGTTCGTGTCATCGCTTCCAGATACAATATATGATGCATCACAAGTGAACTTTACGCAAAATACTCTGCACAAAAAATGGACATGAATTTGAACTTTgtattaaataaataactaaagcACCAAAAATTAAGTTACCTTTGCATCCTCTTTGTATGATAAATTTCCCTACTGTGGCCACCATTATAGGGGAATATTCTTACCTGAAAATAGTTACTTGAACTTAAGAATACACTAGTGGAAGTTGTAGGCACAGCCAAATAAGGAGACACATACAGAGATACAATAGACCTAATGACTTACTGTTCTATCATAAGATCCTGTGACAAATTCTCGCCCTGTGGGAGAGTAATCAATGTCCATCCTGAATAAAAATCAAGTAAAGAATACCATAAGTATTACAGTTATCCATAGTAAACTGTTGTAGGGTAATTTAAAAAGTGgtttttaataaaaacatacACTGCAGAGACGTGATCTTGATGAACACACTTAGCTTCAGTCAACTTTCTAGCATCATAACTATAGCAGTTGCAGTCCTCATTTGCCTGCATCACAACATACATGAGCAAATCACATACAGAAAATTTTAACCAACCAATTTAACAGAAATTAGAACAGTCTATGATGAACGATGATCATCAAGAAAAATTACATCAAATCAATTTCAGTTATTTTCTAAAATGTCCACCTCGTGAAATCCCTCCACTTGGCAATATTTGTCCACAAAATATCTTCATTTCTATTAAATCAGCAGCCACTTGAATATCAAAACACTAATACTTgtttaaaaatacacataaaataGCAACAATTTGTATTAAAAAATCATGCACGACAAATCATATCATAAGAATAAGAGCACAATTGAGAAACATCTAGCACTGAAAATGACTATGTGGAAGCATACCGCAGTGAAGTTCAATGGTTCCATAGGATTCCAACAAATAGAATTAGTTTTGGTCTGCAAGGAGAAACATTAACCACATGTCAAAATAGAACCGCAAAAGAATTCGAAAATGGAAGtttttaaaaatgatcaaagaCAATATTATAGAGATGCCATTGTCAAGTGTCAAACTAAACAAAGCGGGAAAACCAAAAATCATGCAATAATATTCACGATTCCCAATGGAAAGATAAATgtgaaaattgtcaaaaactacctaataAAAAGGTCGTCAAAAAACTAACTAATATACATCAAAAAAAGACActacctaataaatttttttatcaaaaacctAATGAAAAATTTTCTATGTGAAAGAACACCAGATAATGGTGTCTATCCATTGATTGTTATTACTTGTCAAAAACTAccataaaaaattttctttgagAAAAGCTacctaattaattattttcttagtaAAAGACTATCTTTAAAGATAGTAACGGTCAGCGGATAAAAACCGTAATTTGGTAGtttttaacaaagaaaaaattcaacaaataatttatgacaagaaaaaaaatttattatgcaGTTTTTGACAAATATTATGCTAGGCAACTGGAAGACTATTAGTAGAATTCATCACTTCTACTAAAGATCTTTGACTGAAACATCATTCAAATCTCCTCAATACTGAACGTGCACCAGTATTTACCTGCATGACAATCTTCCTTGCTGGAGTAGACAAACGAAGATCATAGATTGCGATGCTTCGATCACTGTAAACAGAATGCAAAAAAAGAAAGTTACAAAACTAAATTGACATTGgacatgtattttttttaaaagcacTCGGTCAAACAGAACTCTTACAGCAACATTGTCTAAATCAAGTAACAGTACCACAATGCAATAGCTCAATAGCTAGaaaccaaaacaaaacatgATTACAAACAAAAGAGAGTAATACAGTCAACAGCTGGGATgtaacttaattccaaaaaccCATGCAACAAACTACAAGCTCAAAGTGTGATGAGCAAACAAACAGGACCACGTAGTTTTTTGACTCAGATTATTAAATCAGCTACTCTTTCCGTGCCATAGCGtggaactttttaaaaaaagtaccCAAAAGTAAATGGAAGGTTTCCAATTAAACAATCCAAACATctaaattataaccttaaatcaTCAAATGAGTGAAGCTCAAAAACCGCAGGTCAAACTCAGAGATTTCTTTCGAGTGAAGATGTTTTAAAATTAAGTCTTGTTGGTTTTGACATTTAAGTATGCATCAAACAGGAAATATAACTTAAACATGAACAGTTAGGAAACGTATTATTCTTCGAACCTGCCTGACGTTACCAAAAGACTTGGTTCTCCAGGGTTGAAACGAACAGATACAACAGTGTCAACTCCCCACTCAAAGCTGTTCACCGGCTGCGACCTTAAGCCACAAGGCAGAGAGTCAGAAATAATAATTCGCATgccaaagaagaagaagaacaagaaagtCTGGGatgatattcaaaaaaaaagccTGGAATGAAACCTGTTATGATCCCATACATCTAATCGTGCACCAGCAGTAGCAAAAAGATTCCCACCCCACTGGTGATCAACAGCTCTATAAGTAAAGCACACAATCATCCTCAAAGGTCAAGTAACAAGAACTACTACATAAAGTCAACATCTTGATGCTACTAGTAGACTTACTTGAATGCATTTTGTCCAGTGTAAACTGCAAAAGGCTGgaatttttagttaaaactcAATTAGCCCACAATTGAATGCAGAACTCAAGCACTGCAAAACATGAAAAGGAGTTCAAAGGAAGACAAACCGTTATAGACCCATAAGATGATGCATCCGACTCCACAACGGTAGAAGCTGGAACATTCCACAGCCTGACACTGAAAAAAACacaagaaattttctgaaacaTCAGACAATTACAAGAAAAAATGCTTAAGTGAAAGGGATGGAGTTCAACTTCAAACATCAAGACCTACGTGCAATCGAGTCCACATGAAACAAGAACACATCCATCCGTTGATACTGCCAAGCCCTTTACAGCACCTTGGTGACCAAGAAAACGTGAAACAGTTCGcctaaattgaaaaaaataaattaatcatgAAATTATGAAAACAATAAACAGATAGCAAAGAAAGTTCTCAAAAAAATGAGAGATTTTTtgcaataaaaaattaacaagagcTAAAGAAGACATCACAGAAAACAGGGAAAGCCAAGTTTATTTTGTGTATCGCTCTCTGTAATAACTGCATTATTCAAGTCGATGTATCCTCCTCTATGTGCATCAATATGCTCAATCAAAAGAACTAAAATAGTTCCCACATATAAAATAAAGATGTTGTAGAAAACACGTCAATCGAAAGGGTGTAACAAATTCACCAACCATTCAACtggttaaaaagaaaaaactgtTTTCCATATGATACATGGTCT from Amaranthus tricolor cultivar Red isolate AtriRed21 chromosome 3, ASM2621246v1, whole genome shotgun sequence includes:
- the LOC130808698 gene encoding uncharacterized protein LOC130808698, whose amino-acid sequence is MKVKVISRSTDEFTRERSQDLQRVFRNYDPSLRSQEKAVEYVRAVNAAKLDKIFARPFIGAMDGHIDAVSCMAKNPNYLKGIFSGSMDGDIRLWDLASRRTVSRFLGHQGAVKGLAVSTDGCVLVSCGLDCTVRLWNVPASTVVESDASSYGSITPFAVYTGQNAFKAVDHQWGGNLFATAGARLDVWDHNRSQPVNSFEWGVDTVVSVRFNPGEPSLLVTSGSDRSIAIYDLRLSTPARKIVMQTKTNSICWNPMEPLNFTAANEDCNCYSYDARKLTEAKCVHQDHVSAVMDIDYSPTGREFVTGSYDRTVRIFPYNGGHSREIYHTKRMQRVFCVKFTCDASYIVSGSDDTNLRLWKAKASDQLGVLHPREQKKHDYNDALKKRYKYLPEVKRILRHRHLPRLVYKAKNLRRTMTEAEKRKEDRRRAHSGPSSVQKEPLRKRRVIKEIE